A stretch of the Chitinophagales bacterium genome encodes the following:
- a CDS encoding ABC transporter permease, which yields MKDYFELQGVLTNRKIKELGLNPLLGYVLGLTAFVLLSEYIFQKTEFAKYLVILTCLSLQFKLSEKNRTDFLLSTFGDKTKIKIRITENFILCIPFVSILLYKSFLIEASILFLCSIVLALFSFHSNFNLTIPTPFSKRPFEFSTGFRKTFFIFPVAYALTVIAINVDNLNLGIFALLLVFLTSLSYYHKPEQEYYVWIFAETPKRFLKNKVFNAYRNASILAAPIIISLLAFYPNEFELILLFFIIGLLFLCTVILAKYSAYPGEMNIPEGIIIAFSLYFPPLLLAIIPFFFSKSINKLKYLLND from the coding sequence ATGAAAGACTATTTTGAACTACAAGGTGTTCTGACAAACCGAAAGATTAAGGAATTAGGACTTAATCCTCTTTTAGGCTATGTTTTGGGTTTAACTGCATTTGTTTTGCTTTCAGAATACATTTTCCAAAAGACAGAGTTTGCCAAATACTTAGTAATCTTAACTTGCCTTAGTTTACAATTCAAACTTTCTGAAAAAAATAGAACGGATTTTTTACTATCAACTTTCGGAGATAAAACAAAAATAAAAATAAGAATTACAGAGAACTTTATTCTTTGCATACCTTTTGTTTCTATTCTATTATACAAAAGTTTTCTCATTGAAGCCAGTATTCTATTTTTATGTTCGATTGTTCTTGCCTTATTCTCTTTTCACTCCAATTTCAATCTAACAATCCCAACTCCATTTTCTAAAAGACCATTTGAATTTTCAACAGGTTTCAGAAAGACCTTTTTCATATTTCCTGTTGCCTATGCTTTGACAGTTATTGCCATAAATGTTGATAATCTTAATTTGGGAATTTTCGCTCTTCTTTTGGTTTTCTTAACCTCTTTAAGTTACTACCACAAGCCTGAACAAGAATATTATGTATGGATTTTCGCTGAAACACCAAAAAGATTTTTAAAGAATAAAGTTTTTAACGCATATAGAAACGCTTCTATTTTAGCAGCTCCAATCATAATTAGTCTTTTGGCATTTTATCCAAACGAGTTTGAATTAATTTTACTCTTTTTTATAATTGGGCTTCTTTTTCTTTGTACAGTAATTTTGGCAAAATATTCAGCCTATCCTGGTGAGATGAACATACCCGAAGGAATTATTATTGCGTTTAGCCTTTACTTTCCTCCTTTGTTATTAGCTATCATCCCGTTTTTTTTCTCAAAGTCTATTAATAAGCTAAAATATTTATTGAATGATTAA
- a CDS encoding ABC transporter ATP-binding protein, which yields MIKINGLSKSYGKNEVLKNISMEFLKGKVYGIVGENGAGKTTLFRCIAGLENYNGEIISEHSPLKKHLGLLLTDPFFFSKITGKEYIRLLCNARGKSNLEIESKNIFDLPLNQYASTYSTGMKKKLAITAILLQENEYFILDEPFNGVDIQSNIILTEIILKLKELNKVVLISSHIFSTLSDTCDEIHLLRKGEQIKSVQKSEFKNLEQEMKEITIGNRIEKLELK from the coding sequence ATGATTAAAATTAATGGGCTTAGCAAAAGTTATGGTAAAAACGAAGTTTTGAAAAATATTTCAATGGAGTTTTTAAAAGGGAAAGTTTATGGAATTGTTGGTGAAAACGGTGCAGGAAAAACAACACTATTTAGATGTATTGCAGGTTTAGAAAATTATAATGGAGAAATAATTTCCGAACATTCGCCTTTAAAAAAACATTTAGGATTACTTCTGACAGACCCTTTCTTTTTCTCTAAGATAACAGGAAAAGAATACATCAGACTACTTTGTAATGCCCGTGGAAAGTCTAATTTAGAAATCGAGAGCAAAAACATTTTTGATTTACCACTTAATCAATACGCTTCAACTTACTCGACAGGAATGAAGAAGAAATTAGCAATTACCGCTATTCTACTTCAAGAAAACGAATACTTTATTCTTGACGAACCATTTAATGGTGTTGACATTCAGAGCAACATCATTTTGACAGAGATAATTTTAAAACTTAAAGAACTTAATAAAGTTGTGCTTATTTCATCACATATTTTTTCAACTTTAAGCGATACTTGTGACGAAATACACCTTTTGAGAAAAGGAGAGCAAATCAAATCAGTTCAAAAGTCCGAATTTAAAAACTTAGAACAAGAAATGAAAGAAATTACAATTGGAAATCGAATTGAAAAACTTGAACTTAAATAA
- the nth gene encoding endonuclease III encodes MKKAEKVSFVIDTLEKLYPKVPIPLNHTDNYTLLVAVLLSAQCTDERVNKITPKLFALANNPTDMVKLGQEKIKEIIRPCGLSPMKSKGIFGLSEIILDKHNGKVPNSFKDLEALPGVGHKTASVVMSQGFDVPAFPVDTHIHRLMYRWTLSNGKNVQQTEKDAKRLFPEELWNKLHLQIIYFGREYCPARGHKLNECPICSKIGRKQMR; translated from the coding sequence ATGAAAAAAGCCGAAAAAGTAAGTTTTGTAATTGATACTTTAGAAAAACTTTATCCCAAAGTTCCTATTCCGCTAAATCATACCGACAATTATACTTTGCTGGTAGCTGTGCTACTTTCTGCACAATGTACTGACGAACGCGTAAACAAAATAACGCCAAAACTTTTTGCCTTAGCCAATAATCCTACGGATATGGTTAAACTTGGACAAGAAAAAATTAAAGAAATTATACGCCCTTGTGGTTTATCGCCTATGAAATCTAAAGGAATTTTTGGCTTGTCGGAAATTATTTTAGATAAACACAATGGAAAAGTGCCCAACTCTTTTAAAGATTTAGAAGCCTTGCCCGGTGTGGGGCACAAAACTGCATCGGTGGTAATGAGCCAAGGTTTTGACGTGCCTGCTTTCCCTGTAGATACTCACATACATAGGCTTATGTACCGCTGGACTTTGAGCAACGGTAAAAATGTGCAACAAACCGAAAAAGATGCTAAACGGCTTTTTCCAGAAGAACTGTGGAACAAACTACACTTACAAATTATTTATTTTGGAAGAGAATACTGCCCCGCTAGAGGACACAAACTTAATGAATGTCCTATTTGCAGCAAAATAGGCAGGAAACAGATGAGATGA
- a CDS encoding O-antigen ligase family protein: protein MNYWLLLIPFIYTVVALVLFPKLILFAQKKNYVDEATSRKRHKTSVPPVGGWLVYLAFLLAQLTLFPISFQSITLILSGTLLFSIGLIDDKFPLNAPQKFLGQFLVAVLMVFVAKIHIAEYMHLYGIPIIIGQLICVVAIVFIINSFNLVDGINGLAALLGIAALISFGLWLYIAGKYNYVIFVFTIIASLSVFLRFNLFNTKAFLGDNGSMLIGFLASYLAIVFINTYTDLSNEISTKCEAEIGIVFAAMAIPVADTLRLFILRPYYLKKSPFKADRNHVHHLLLRLGFNHAEASLFLFGFAIFLVIVSLPTQDLGSLAVILITLFLSMALMMSLDYFVFSKFKRRIAKKTMFNSLQNISKDLNYPIFIEYAFATSFFILAMAIPFHRVSTSIPTLILLFSFLTLIIRTLIVYRSTGWQIIQTKINELLKHPYSILLLFNLAVIVINIITKPNEHWTKIALYSLPLVYWITVSQLERIIEIKPRFLLTAYILGLTGFGVYILIQSFVHFPEYGWNSFFYRNLLFHVKANPVTHSLYFNLGILFLGNNFKHLKEEKWRTVFWGLLVFFTFMVYLCSSKIGFIVLPLSFSFALYNFVGNKKTAVWAVSIFLAVFSFVLVQSGFLNKEFILNTLNSRLMSWRESMVLLKQYWFSGIGVGNSVEFLKERFELVNYTFGVENNLNAQNQFIEAFLELGILGFLSVILIFAYSFIKAFVQNNKLYFLYILILLIYMFFESLFQTQMGMIAFAFFNALFIASFYNERKSIINTISKNLK from the coding sequence TTGAATTATTGGCTTTTGCTTATACCGTTTATTTATACAGTAGTAGCTTTGGTTTTATTTCCAAAACTTATACTTTTTGCTCAGAAAAAAAACTATGTTGATGAAGCTACCAGTAGAAAACGGCATAAAACAAGTGTGCCTCCAGTAGGTGGCTGGTTAGTTTATTTAGCTTTTTTATTGGCACAGTTAACCTTATTTCCAATTAGTTTTCAGAGTATTACGCTTATTTTAAGTGGCACTTTACTTTTCTCTATAGGACTAATAGATGATAAATTTCCATTAAACGCTCCTCAAAAGTTTTTAGGGCAGTTTTTAGTAGCCGTTTTAATGGTATTTGTAGCTAAAATACATATAGCCGAGTACATGCATTTATACGGTATTCCTATAATTATAGGGCAATTAATATGTGTAGTGGCTATAGTATTTATCATAAACTCATTTAATTTAGTAGATGGCATTAATGGCTTAGCGGCATTGCTGGGAATAGCGGCATTAATTTCTTTTGGTTTGTGGCTTTATATTGCGGGCAAGTATAATTATGTAATTTTTGTATTTACCATTATAGCTTCCTTGTCTGTTTTTTTAAGGTTTAATTTATTTAACACAAAGGCTTTTTTAGGCGATAATGGCTCAATGTTAATTGGCTTTTTAGCTTCTTATTTAGCCATAGTTTTTATCAATACTTATACCGATTTAAGCAATGAAATTTCAACAAAGTGTGAAGCAGAAATAGGAATTGTTTTTGCAGCTATGGCAATTCCCGTGGCAGATACACTAAGACTTTTTATATTGCGACCTTATTATCTAAAAAAATCTCCGTTTAAAGCAGATAGAAACCATGTGCACCACTTGCTGTTAAGGTTGGGATTTAACCATGCAGAAGCATCATTGTTCCTATTTGGTTTTGCTATATTTTTGGTTATAGTTTCTTTACCTACGCAAGATTTAGGGAGCTTGGCTGTTATTTTAATTACGCTTTTTCTTAGTATGGCATTAATGATGTCTTTAGATTATTTTGTTTTTAGCAAATTTAAAAGGAGAATAGCAAAAAAAACCATGTTTAATAGTCTTCAAAATATTTCAAAAGACTTAAACTACCCTATTTTTATAGAGTATGCTTTTGCCACAAGTTTTTTTATTTTGGCTATGGCTATTCCTTTTCATAGAGTGTCAACCAGTATTCCTACGCTTATTTTATTGTTTTCATTTTTAACCTTAATAATTCGTACACTCATTGTTTACCGCTCTACTGGCTGGCAAATTATTCAAACAAAAATTAATGAGCTATTAAAACATCCTTACAGTATTTTACTGCTATTTAATTTAGCTGTTATTGTAATAAATATTATTACAAAACCTAATGAACATTGGACAAAAATAGCCTTATACTCCTTGCCATTGGTTTATTGGATAACCGTATCTCAGCTGGAAAGAATAATAGAAATAAAACCACGGTTTTTACTCACAGCTTATATTCTTGGATTAACGGGTTTTGGAGTTTATATATTAATTCAGTCTTTTGTACATTTCCCGGAATATGGCTGGAATAGCTTTTTTTATAGAAATTTACTTTTTCATGTAAAAGCAAACCCTGTTACACACTCCTTGTATTTTAATTTAGGAATTTTGTTTTTGGGCAATAATTTCAAGCATTTAAAAGAAGAAAAATGGCGTACAGTTTTTTGGGGTTTATTAGTGTTTTTTACTTTTATGGTTTATTTGTGTAGTTCCAAAATTGGCTTTATAGTATTGCCTTTAAGCTTTTCTTTTGCCCTTTATAATTTTGTAGGCAACAAGAAAACGGCAGTATGGGCGGTAAGTATTTTTTTGGCAGTATTTAGTTTTGTATTAGTTCAAAGCGGATTTTTAAATAAAGAGTTTATATTAAATACTTTAAATTCAAGACTGATGTCGTGGAGGGAAAGTATGGTTTTATTAAAACAATATTGGTTTTCGGGAATAGGCGTAGGAAATAGCGTTGAATTTTTAAAAGAAAGATTTGAATTAGTAAATTATACTTTTGGAGTAGAAAATAATCTTAATGCACAAAACCAATTTATAGAAGCATTTTTAGAATTGGGTATTTTAGGTTTCTTATCGGTAATTTTAATATTTGCCTATTCTTTTATAAAGGCGTTTGTTCAAAATAACAAGCTCTATTTTTTATACATCCTTATTTTGCTTATTTATATGTTTTTTGAATCGCTTTTTCAAACCCAAATGGGAATGATAGCATTTGCCTTTTTTAACGCTTTGTTTATTGCTTCATTTTATAATGAAAGAAAAAGCATTATTAATACTATTTCTAAAAATTTGAAATAG
- a CDS encoding glutathione peroxidase, which produces MKALFVALISLLACSSKPAINTKNFNTMDKTIYQFKVEDITGNEFDFAQLKGKKIMVVNTASKCGFTPQYEQLEELYQKYKDNNFVIVGFPANNFLKQEPGTNEEIAQFCKVNYGVTFPMMSKISVKGKDMHPVYQFLTTKELNGVMDSKVGWNFQKYLINEKGVLEKMIPSKTNPLDQEIIDWIEQ; this is translated from the coding sequence ATGAAAGCACTTTTTGTAGCACTAATATCCTTATTAGCTTGTAGCTCAAAACCAGCTATTAACACTAAAAATTTCAATACCATGGATAAAACAATTTATCAATTTAAAGTAGAAGATATAACAGGCAATGAATTTGATTTTGCCCAATTAAAAGGTAAAAAAATAATGGTGGTAAACACCGCTTCAAAATGTGGATTTACACCTCAGTACGAGCAATTAGAGGAATTGTACCAAAAATATAAAGACAATAATTTTGTAATAGTAGGCTTTCCTGCAAATAACTTTTTAAAACAAGAACCGGGCACTAACGAAGAAATAGCTCAATTTTGTAAAGTTAATTATGGAGTAACTTTCCCTATGATGTCTAAAATTTCAGTAAAAGGAAAAGATATGCATCCTGTATATCAATTTTTAACTACAAAAGAGCTAAATGGGGTAATGGACAGCAAAGTAGGATGGAATTTTCAGAAATACCTAATAAATGAGAAAGGCGTTTTAGAAAAAATGATTCCATCTAAAACCAATCCCTTAGACCAAGAAATTATAGACTGGATAGAGCAATAA